The window AACCAACACGATATAGAAGGTTTTAACTTTAAATAGCTTGATCAAGGAAAGAGAAGCATATATTGCACTTAACAGTCTAGTACAATCAGCTTGATTTAAATAGTGACACTTAGCATGACCACTAGCAAAAGGCTTGTCATTTACAGCTGCAAAACCTATGAAAAGCCTGACTTGATAAAACCCGAATTTAGTTTAAAAATTCTAGATATGTAAATGCTTGACTAAACAAAAAGGGCTTTCTCACATCAATTAATCTCAAGAAAATGACTTTTTATAATGAATCCATGCTAATATCCTAGTGCTAGACATAATAGAATGAAATTTATGATACAAGCACAGTAAATAGAGTATCACCAATGATCATATAGTTTATAGGTAAAAGCAAAGGTTTAAATAGGCACCCGAGCGCTTGGGTGAGACGAGACGAGGCCCAAGCGACTCAAGCCTCAACTAGGTAGCGTGCTATAGTGCTTGGGCGCTTGCCTGAACCCAGGCACCAAGCGCCTTGGGCGATAGCCCGATTGAAATGAAGCGTTTGGTTGAATAGCAGCTTaggtggttcgattgaaccaactaagctatATAATGTTACTAAACCTGCACATGCAAACCCCACCCCTCGCATGAGCCCAAGCCATAAACCCTACTTCGTGCGTAATCGTTGCCTTCACCATCATTGCTTCCTCTGCTATTGTCATCGCCATCGACGCATAGGACCGATGCTTTCTCTATTGCTGACGGACGGGTCTGAAGATTTAGCTTTCGTGTATTCCGTCACAACTGCTTCCTCTGCCACCAACTGATACATTCGAAGCTTCCTTTGCCCATGATGTCACCGTCCATAGCTTCTGTCGTCGTCACTGTCACCATCTGAAGCTTTCTCTATCGTTGCTGCTACCATCCACAACTTCCTCCGCCGCCTCTGCTGTTCTATGAAGCTTCCTCCATCGTTGCTTCTGTCGTCCACAACTTCCTCCGTCGCTGTCGCATCCGTCCGAAAGTTCCTCTGTCATCAtcaccctctccttccccactttccatCGTCAATAACTCTTTTCTCCCctctaactactgttaacagtagattaAATATTGTTGACAATAAATTATTAACtactattattatataataatccATATTTAGACTTTAGCACTGTTAATatctatttattaattatattttatatattttatatattaatattttagagtGCCTCGCTTCTCTCGGGTGGATGcttaggcgagcgcctagcgcctcgggcattttcgAACCTAGATGTCTTTTGACGCctaatgctttttaaatcactgggtaAAAGAACACACTAACTTTTCTATGAAAGTGAAAAGGGCACAGCATGATAAGGGCCCTGAAAAAATAATGCAACAATGAAACAATAATGCAACAACAATGCACACATACCTCTCGTGGAGCCAACTGCTCAGCATGCAAACGAAAAGTAAAAGAGAGTAAGCTCAACTGAAATGAGATAGGAAGAGTGAGAAATCTTGATAATAAcaacaaaattttatatcaatcatAATAATACCTCTTGGAAAATCTCATCCTCCGGTTTGATATAAATTATGGGGCCACTGGAATCACCGTTAACTTTTGCCTTCCGTTGATTGGCATTTTTATCCTGAAATCAAGAATGGTAAGGCGAAGATCAGAACACTGTCCTCAGTGgcacaaataaaatgtagcttatGGCTACATTCTAAGCGTGATCTTCGTTTAGTTCTAGAGATTGGCCCAAAACAGAATAAATATTTCATTCTAACTCTTATATTCTCATTTATTTTGAGAAGGTGGGATGCAAAATTTTGCTAGATTTGAGCTATGTAACTGCAGGCCTTTTAAAGGGATTAAATTCTTATCATAAACTAAACCCATATTGACAAATGACCAATCAAAAATCACTCAACAGAAAAAAGGAAGACGACTAATGTACCTCAAAGATTCTGGTAACCAGTAAATAATACTTGAAGCGGAAGAAATCCTGAAGCTCCTTTGTGGGCTGAAAGAAACAAGTAAATTTGTAAAGCCATTGCAGAAGATTCAAACAAAGAAAGCACAAATCCACATCTAAGCTATTGCAAAATAGCATATTGATTGTTATACAACCTCGTCCTCTGTTGCCCATGAGACCTCATCAAATAATGCATCATATAATGGAGGCACTAATTGGTAGGGGCAGTTTACGAAGCGCTGAGAAACCAAAAGTCCCACGTCACTCACTTTTTCTTCCAAAAATGGTTTCAGCCTCTTCCTTAAGCCCTCATCAGGGCATACATGCAGTAGATACtctttgaactctttcatgcatttatGGCCCTGGAAAAGGTAAAGCTCATAATTTTAGAGCAAATACTAACATAGTGATGGTAAGAACAGCACAACATTTTTTTGTTAACGTTAACCTCATATCTCGCCAAATTAAGAGCACTGATTAGAGCAAAAGGGCcagcgtcgtcatcatcatccccGTTCCCGTCTCTCGCTTCGTCATGTTCGTCCAATTTAACGACAGTTCCGACCGTCGTCTGCTCCAAGATCAAATCTACAAAGCCACTGAGATCCCACTGTTTATCGTCGAGGTAATTCCGGAGAAGGAGCTTCACTCCATTGAAATCCCCGGGCTTAGGGTCGAAGAAACCGAAATCGGCTTGCATCATCTCAAGCTTAGCaccaaagaagatcacatctttAACTTCACAATCAAACCAACAAATCATACTAAAAACGTGAGCAAGAAATCTTCTTACTTCTGCTTCCTCGTCGTCCTCTTGCTCGGACTCAACCCGTTCTATCTCGCTGGGCGGTTTCAGCTCGACGATTCCATCTTCCAGTTGAGGAGAGACAAACGGATCGTGTCAGACGTCAATATCAAAAACCCTAGGAGGGAAGAGAAGAAGCAAAGCACCTTCGGGTTTGGAAGAGGCCGAGGGGTCGGGAGAGGGGGCGGAGTGGGAGAAGAGGAGAGAGCGGGCGAAAGAGGAGAAGCCGAGAAAGGGCCGGGGCCTCGATAGGCGGCGCCGCTTCTCGGGTCGCTGGCGATGGCCCATCGTGTGCTCCGCTCCGCCGCCCAGCCGCCGGGTCTAAGGGACGCCGAAGGTTTGCGTTTAATTCTCGCGAAGAGGGTTTATAAGAAGAGAAAGGGGGCGCGCGGAAGCCGTCAGCGATGCGGTTCGATCGAACCGCTCACGAACCCGAGATGCATAGGGTCGGACCGACGAGTTCGATTTCGGATTGGACTCGTTTGATTTGGCTTGCTTCTTTCGTCAACCCAAAGGCCCGCTTTTATAGTTGATATTAGTTCTATCAAATGGTGACACAGACAAGAGTTGATTCACAATAACAGGAACAAAAGGTGAGGCTCGAGACACATAAAGACCATACCAAGACCACCAAGAAGACTTAATATGATGCTGCAGATCCGGGCCGAACTCTATTTCACATCAGTTATTACAGTATGGTTCCCAGTAGCAAGTATAATAATAAGCTGGAAGCAGGAAACAACTAATGTTTCCATAGCAACTAAGACAACAGGGAGTGATGAAATGTCCTCAATGGAGGTTTCACTTCATACAAACAATTTTGATGTACGAGTAAGTAATTCTAACAGCTTGttcaaataagaagaaaaagCTGTTGCAGTAGTCTGAGTCATGTAGGCTTCATCCTGGTGAACAAGAATCAACACCTAGGATGAAGTTTCACTTCATAGAGACAATTTTGATGTACTAGTAAGTAATTCTAACAGCTTGTTCAAACAAGAAGAGAAAGCTGTTGCAGTAGTCTTGAGTCATGTAGGCTTCATCCCGGTGAACAAGAATCGACACCCAGGAACTAAAGCAGTGACTTCTCAGAAGTAGTCATGAAGCTACTGAATCTTACAAAAGGCTGGCGGTCATCACTTTGGTCGACCGCCTCCTGAGTCTCTCTTGAATTCGGCCTTTAATGGCAGTCTCCTGTTGTCATAAGCAACCAAACATTAATCTAGATGTCAAACGAAAGAGAACAAATATGACCATTTAGCTAAACTCACAAGGCTCTTAAGCATACTCGATCTTCAACAGAAACAAAACTATCAATGTCCTAGAATAATATACTTCTTTATAATCATATCTAGATAATATTAGATATTCCAAGTCTGACAACTCACCATGATATGACATCTTTCCTCAAACTTCCCAAGAAAGCCTGCAATGCAGCGATCTGCAATTTCAACCCACTCATTGTGATGCATGCCAGCAGTTTTCGCTACCGTATGCAACTGCAGAAAACAATTCGAAACTGTCATAATTTCCAAACAGAAACTGACAATATTGAGTGACACCATCGCAAATTGAAAAGTTGGCACTCGACACAAAAGTATATAACCAATGTCTTAAACAATCATAAAGCACACATCTTCTTGACAATGGGATAGATACTTCATTTTAGGTCCAATAACAAATAACGATAAGCAGGGACATAAAGAACGAAATCTTATCCATTACTACATATGTTGCTAGCGATTACAACCCTAGTCAAGACACCTAGGTCCTTTCAAGTAAAAGAATGTGCCAACTAATTAGAGAATATTGTTCCCCACCAGTATGCCTGAATGCTCTCAAGAGGTCTGGAAGAATTGATGAGGCATGGGGCCAGAGAATACAGATGTCTTACTGAGTAATTTTGAAAGGTTTATCTTTACCATGAAAACAAAATCTGGAATGGATTGCTACTCTTTCTGATGCCTGCCTCCAAGTTGCTCCTTATTTAACAACAAAAACCACAGGATATCCTAGGGATAGTGCATCAGGAGACCAAAAGCCCTCCTTGCTAAAATTCAATGAAATCAAAGCATTTGCTTTGCTTTCATAGACAATATTTCACAACCTTTTTAAATGAAATTATTTTgaagaataaaaattaattattgcTAGGATTCGACATGTGCTTTGGTAAAATTGATCAAAATGTATAGCAGCAACATCTTAATGAGGAACACaggatgcatgaacttgttaaccaCGTGCTTTATGTTCTACTCCACATGTTTTcataaagaagaaaaacaaaacagCACATTTCAGTTATATGACAGCACAAAGCATAAGTGAATGGGTGGCACAATTCAGATAGCAGCCTTAGTAGTACGACCAAGCACCACAAAAAGCTCTCTGCTGGATCATTGCAAGAGAACCAATTTTTCAGCATACCTTTTCCTGCTGTGCTTTCACCTTCTCACGCAGTTTGGTTATGCGCATGTTCATTCGCAATTGCTTCTCCTGGCAGCAATAAGATGAGAACCAATCGAATCATGCAAATGAATAATCACGGGATTTAAGATAAGCATTCAAGAACATGATCCTGCCTTTATGTAGCTGACACCAAGATCCTTCCTTGTATACCCTCTGGCTAAGTTACGCATAACATACTTGTTGTAGTTTTTCAAAATCCTCATTATGATATCTGAGGTAGATATCCCATCTGTTCGT of the Musa acuminata AAA Group cultivar baxijiao chromosome BXJ3-2, Cavendish_Baxijiao_AAA, whole genome shotgun sequence genome contains:
- the LOC108951169 gene encoding protein BCCIP homolog isoform X1, which gives rise to MGHRQRPEKRRRLSRPRPFLGFSSFARSLLFSHSAPSPDPSASSKPEDGIVELKPPSEIERVESEQEDDEEAELEMMQADFGFFDPKPGDFNGVKLLLRNYLDDKQWDLSGFVDLILEQTTVGTVVKLDEHDEARDGNGDDDDDAGPFALISALNLARYEGHKCMKEFKEYLLHVCPDEGLRKRLKPFLEEKVSDVGLLVSQRFVNCPYQLVPPLYDALFDEVSWATEDEPTKELQDFFRFKYYLLVTRIFEDKNANQRKAKVNGDSSGPIIYIKPEDEIFQELSLLSFTFRLHAEQLAPRELKNYREKGLVMVVIADEVPKFREKLKSLFTES
- the LOC108951169 gene encoding protein BCCIP homolog isoform X2 translates to MGHRQRPEKRRRLSRPRPFLGFSSFARSLLFSHSAPSPDPSASSKPEDGIVELKPPSEIERVESEQEDDEEAELEMMQADFGFFDPKPGDFNGVKLLLRNYLDDKQWDLSGFVDLILEQTTVGTVVKLDEHDEARDGNGDDDDDAGPFALISALNLARYEGHKCMKEFKEYLLHVCPDEGLRKRLKPFLEEKVSDVGLLVSQRFVNCPYQLVPPLYDALFDEVSWATEDEPTKELQDFFRFKYYLLVTRIFEDKNANQRKAKVNGDSSGPIIYIKPEDEIFQELAPRELKNYREKGLVMVVIADEVPKFREKLKSLFTES
- the LOC108951169 gene encoding protein BCCIP homolog isoform X3; translation: MGHRQRPEKRRRLSRPRPFLGFSSFARSLLFSHSAPSPDPSASSKPEDGIVELKPPSEIERVESEQEDDEEAELEMMQADFGFFDPKPGDFNGVKLLLRNYLDDKQWDLSGFVDLILEQTTVGTVVKLDEHDEARDGNGDDDDDAGPFALISALNLARYEGHKCMKEFKEYLLHVCPDEGLRKRLKPFLEEKVSDVGLLVSQRFVNCPYQLVPPLYDALFDEVSWATEDEPTKELQDFFRFKYYLLVTRIFEDKNANQRKAKVNGDSSGPIIYIKPEDEIFQELKNYREKGLVMVVIADEVPKFREKLKSLFTES